In the Bdellovibrionales bacterium genome, TTCAACCAACTCCTCGCCGATCTCCAACTCGCCCAAAGCCTGACCTAAAAGGTACGCCGATCCTTTTCGTCGAACCGCGAAAAGGATCGGCGTACCTTTTAGCGGGTTGCTTTTTTGGCTTGGTTCCAGAGTTTGTCTTTTTGTTTTTGGGGGAGTTTGCAAAATTGGTCCCAGGAGAGTTTTGAGATTTTGAAAGCGCTGTTGATTCGGCCAACGATTTTTTTGTTGGCGCGGCGGAGAGCTTTTTCGGGGTCAATTTGTAAGAGGCGCGCGACTTGCACTAAAGTAAATAACGTATCCCCGAGCTCTTCCTCTTGATGGGCCTTGTTGGGTCGAGGCTTGAGAGTTTCTTTGAGCTCTTTCGCTTCCGACTGGAAATGCTTATAGGCGTCCGTCGCAGTCCCCCAATCGAAATTGATGGAACGAGATTTTTTTCCAATTTTAAATGCCGCAAGCAAAGACGGGAAGTTCTTCGGCATTTCGAAGATCTTCATTTTTTTATTTTCGTTCTTTTGACTTTCCCAAGCGGCGCTGACACCTTTGTCGGAGATCGTCTGGTTGGGATTTGCAAAAACATGGGGATGGCGCTCAATCATTTTTGCGCTGAGATGATGAACCACGTCCCCAAAGGAAAACTTTTTTTGCTCTTCGTACATCTGGCACTGGAAAATCACTTGAAACAGGAGATCCCCCAATTCCTCTAAAACATCCTGATCGGTTTTTTCGTGAATGGCGTCTTCGAGCTCGAGAGCTTCTTCGATGGCGTAAGGAGTCAGGCTTTGGGGTGTTTGTTTCTTGTCCCACGGACAGCCTTCGGGACTGCGAAGGGTGCGCATAATCTCTCTCAGATCTTCAATGGAATATGTTTTTGCCATTTCCAATAGGTAACAGTTCCCTTTTCGCATTGCAAAGCATGAAACTTCCGTGGCCAGGCATCATCATGCTTTGCAATACGAAAAGGGAACTGTTACCTATTAGGGATGAATTTTTATCTCATTAATCACACCACTTGGAAAGTTCCAAAAAAACTTCTGAACTGGGTTATGTCCGAGATTCAAAAAAGCCTCGAAAACAAGCACAAGATTCTTAGGGATTGTGAAGTGGGTCTGGTTTTTGTCAGCTCCTCAAAGATGACCGAGCTCAATTCTCAATTCCGCAAGAAGGACCGGGTGACCGATATTTTGAGTTTCGGTGGAGAAGGGCTGCAATTGGGAGAGTTAGTGATTTGCTCCGATGTTGTGAAGCGGCAAGCTCGAGAACACGGGCTCCATTCTTATGAAGAGTTGAGTTATTTATTATTGCATGGCATTCTCCATCTTTTGGGATACGACCACGAAA is a window encoding:
- the mazG gene encoding nucleoside triphosphate pyrophosphohydrolase, translated to MRTLRSPEGCPWDKKQTPQSLTPYAIEEALELEDAIHEKTDQDVLEELGDLLFQVIFQCQMYEEQKKFSFGDVVHHLSAKMIERHPHVFANPNQTISDKGVSAAWESQKNENKKMKIFEMPKNFPSLLAAFKIGKKSRSINFDWGTATDAYKHFQSEAKELKETLKPRPNKAHQEEELGDTLFTLVQVARLLQIDPEKALRRANKKIVGRINSAFKISKLSWDQFCKLPQKQKDKLWNQAKKATR
- the ybeY gene encoding rRNA maturation RNase YbeY, whose amino-acid sequence is MNFYLINHTTWKVPKKLLNWVMSEIQKSLENKHKILRDCEVGLVFVSSSKMTELNSQFRKKDRVTDILSFGGEGLQLGELVICSDVVKRQAREHGLHSYEELSYLLLHGILHLLGYDHETNARDAKKMMTLQDRIFEGLRDQNIPAKAGATKNGKSKFKKRVSVTVSRRQKSDQQNGRKGRRT